In a single window of the Podospora pseudocomata strain CBS 415.72m chromosome 2 map unlocalized CBS415.72m_2, whole genome shotgun sequence genome:
- a CDS encoding uncharacterized protein (COG:S; EggNog:ENOG503P3R1) has product MVSSSNTMDEMEKPEESKFICQTCKASFDDKQTMINHWKTEYAKGNRHYFCEKCMMMFRTEGAAEMHYKQFHQIDQKMGCPGCKATFVRMSGFVDHIEKNRCNTISNERFHEEREKALRFARQLQMVPGQHENKVAIFTAWSGSNKGPAHYTQYLSTTEDETAGDTLSSLRPLVDSSHKPDPVAFQMMSFGQKGDLLTGPGSDHSEQSSEAGDMRVLFPSYTGPATTPAVAPARPAPAQAQGWREPEKRPVYDRHDPRNPNWNPKQYYNQYTRKYGCPRDRCMYDSSKRPNLISLCSDALSSKSFPTSNGLRNHILTHPTTGFKVQCPVCSKWFDTNAALAQHAESEGSKCKIRKSEDYARFMGQFTAGMVDTKLGSAGMTVYTVSAQAKKTFGNKKDDEEDKGVNGWGEEKTEEKAEKKNDALEGQW; this is encoded by the exons ATGGTGTCGTCGTCTAACACcatggacgagatggagaagCCAGAGGAGTCGAAGTTTATCTGCCAAACCTGCAAGGCCTCGTTCGATGACAAGCAGACGATGATCAATCACTGGAAGACGGAGTATGCGAAGGGAAACAGACACTACTTCTG CGAGAAATGTATGATGATGTTCCGCACCGAGGGTGCTGCCGAGATGCACTACAAGCAG TTCCATCAGATTGACCAGAAAATGGGTTGCCCCGGTTGCAAAGCCACCTTTGTTCGCATGAGCGGCTTCGTGGATCACATCGAAAAGAACCGATGCAACACAATCTCCAATGAGAGATTCCACGAGGAGCGAGAGAAAGCCTTGAGATTTGCCCGCCAGCTTCAGATGGTGCCTGGTCAACATGAGAACAAGGTTGCCATTTTCACCGCTTGGAGCGGCAGTAACAAGGGTCCTGCCCATTACACCCAGTATCTTTCCACAACGGAGGACGAGACCGCGGGCgacaccctctcctctctccgTCCTCTGGTTGACAGCAGCCACAAGCCGGATCCCGTCGCCTTCCAGATGATGTCGTTTGGTCAGAAGGGCGATTTGCTGACTGGGCCGGGGAGCGACCATTCGGAACAGTCAAGTGAGGCTGGGGACATGAGGGTGCTCTTCCCGAGCTACACTGGtcctgccaccacccccgctgTTGCTCCTGCGCGTCCCGCCCCCGCGCAAGCTCAAGGTTGGCGAGAGCCTGAGAAGAGACCGGTCTACGACAGACACGATCCTCGCAACCCCAATTGGAACCCCAAACAGTACTATAACCAGTATACCAGAAAGTACGGGTGTCCTAGGGACAGGTGCATGTATGACTCGTCAAAACGGCCCAATTTAATAAGCTTATGTAGTGACGCTTTGTCTAGCAAGTCGTTCCCCACCAGCAATGGTCTCCGAAACCACATTCTAACACATCCGACCACTGGTTTCAAAGTGCAGTGCCCAGTGTGTTCCAAATGGTTTGACACAAACGCAGCACTGGCCCAGCACGCTGAGTCCGAGGGTAGCAAGTGCAAGATCCGCAAGTCGGAAGACTACGCCCGCTTTATGGGCCAGTTTACGGCTGGTATGGTGGATACAAAGTTGGGGTCGGCGGGTATGACTGTGTATACTGTGTCTGCCCAGGCCAAGAAGACCTTCGGTAACaagaaggatgatgaggaggataaggGTGTTAATGGTTGGGGCGAGGAGAAGACCGAGGAGAaagctgagaagaagaatgatGCTTTGGAAGGTCAGTGGTGA